One segment of Saprospiraceae bacterium DNA contains the following:
- a CDS encoding MFS transporter yields MSHHPPPARLYTTAFLLLCLSHALFAASFNMMIPELPAYLSGMGGGEHKGLIIALFTITAGVSRPFSGKLTDTVGRLPVMYVGTLACIVCGLLYPVLAFVSGFLVLRFFHGFSTGFKPTGTSAYVADIVPPGRLGEAMGILGICFSLGVSASPPLGSWMVKYFEGNPNPMFYASAVLAALSVFILFNLKETLRNKQPFRWGLLKVTKDDVFDPLALPSALAMIFCYFSYGVILTLLPDLSDHLNVGNRGLFFTLFTLASVSTRFFAGKISDRLGRVPVLKISALLIAASMVIFAKADTPHLFYLGSVVFGLGNGVFAPAINAWTVDLGRPEQKGRALATMYIALEIAIGGGAFLSGWYFANDWSRMPAVFYFAAAMSLAGWVYLTAYGKRFTSPHQRPKTQQ; encoded by the coding sequence ATGTCGCACCACCCTCCACCCGCCCGGCTCTACACCACTGCGTTTCTCCTGCTTTGCCTTTCTCACGCGCTGTTTGCCGCCAGCTTCAACATGATGATACCGGAGTTGCCTGCCTACCTTTCGGGCATGGGCGGTGGCGAGCACAAGGGCTTGATTATCGCGCTTTTCACCATCACGGCGGGTGTGTCAAGGCCATTTAGTGGCAAACTGACCGATACCGTCGGGCGGCTGCCCGTGATGTACGTTGGCACGTTGGCCTGCATCGTTTGCGGGCTGCTCTACCCCGTTCTGGCGTTTGTGAGTGGCTTCTTGGTGCTGCGTTTTTTTCACGGATTCAGCACGGGTTTCAAGCCGACAGGCACTTCGGCCTATGTGGCCGACATTGTGCCGCCGGGTCGCTTGGGCGAGGCGATGGGCATACTTGGCATCTGCTTTAGTTTGGGCGTGTCGGCCTCGCCTCCGTTGGGCAGTTGGATGGTCAAATACTTTGAGGGCAACCCCAACCCCATGTTCTATGCCTCGGCGGTGCTGGCTGCGCTCTCGGTATTTATCTTATTCAATTTGAAGGAAACCCTGCGCAACAAGCAGCCCTTCCGCTGGGGGCTTCTAAAAGTCACAAAAGACGATGTGTTCGACCCGCTCGCGCTGCCTTCGGCGCTCGCCATGATATTTTGCTACTTCAGTTACGGGGTCATTCTCACTTTGCTGCCCGATTTGAGCGACCATTTGAATGTCGGCAACAGGGGGCTTTTTTTCACGCTTTTCACCCTTGCAAGTGTTTCCACGCGGTTTTTTGCCGGAAAAATCTCCGACCGCTTGGGGCGGGTGCCTGTGCTGAAAATCTCCGCCCTGCTCATCGCGGCTTCCATGGTGATTTTTGCAAAAGCGGACACCCCACACCTTTTTTATCTCGGTTCGGTCGTGTTTGGTCTCGGCAACGGCGTGTTTGCCCCAGCCATCAATGCCTGGACGGTGGATTTGGGCCGACCAGAGCAAAAAGGCCGGGCACTGGCTACCATGTATATCGCGCTGGAAATCGCTATCGGCGGTGGCGCCTTTTTGTCGGGTTGGTATTTTGCAAATGACTGGTCAAGAATGCCTGCCGTGTTTTATTTTGCAGCCGCTATGAGCCTTGCCGGGTGGGTTTATCTCACGGCATATGGCAAACGTTTCACGTCCCCCCATCAAAGGCCAAAGACACAACAATGA
- a CDS encoding Uma2 family endonuclease: MSVVLPKFLQKMDDFVEERNLGLVLEAPMDVELDEDNVFQPDILFISNKRLGIIKEGRKIKGAPDLVVEILSSNKKYDQEEKKYVYELHDVREFWLVDTKKKTVEVFENQRKEFVLLQKAYVGDTVRSKLLNGFEIAADYLFREIPKP, translated from the coding sequence ATGTCTGTTGTCCTGCCTAAGTTTTTACAAAAAATGGATGATTTTGTCGAGGAACGCAACCTCGGCCTCGTGCTCGAAGCCCCTATGGATGTGGAATTGGACGAGGACAACGTGTTTCAGCCCGACATCCTTTTTATTTCAAACAAAAGGCTCGGCATCATCAAAGAAGGTCGCAAAATCAAAGGCGCTCCCGACCTCGTGGTGGAGATTCTTTCCTCCAACAAAAAATACGACCAAGAGGAGAAAAAGTATGTCTATGAACTCCACGACGTGCGCGAGTTTTGGCTGGTTGACACCAAGAAAAAAACGGTTGAGGTGTTTGAAAATCAACGCAAGGAGTTTGTGCTGCTTCAAAAAGCCTACGTTGGCGACACGGTGCGCTCCAAATTGCTCAATGGGTTTGAAATTGCCGCAGATTATCTTTTTCGAGAAATTCCAAAGCCATAG
- the udk gene encoding uridine kinase: MRPYIIGITGGSGSGKTSFIRRLRAAFSEEQLCVISQDDYYLPNDQQQRDQNDEINFDLPKSFDKKKLREDLQRLIIGEAVTIREYVYNDMKVEPKTITLQPAPIVVIEGLFVFHFKKIAALLDLKVFINAKENLKIIRRILRDQAERGDVLDGVLYRYQHHVLPAYEKYILPHKEEADVVINNNQDFERGLEVLIGFLKSKLNDVVL, encoded by the coding sequence ATGAGACCCTACATTATCGGCATCACGGGTGGCAGTGGCAGCGGGAAAACGAGCTTTATCCGTCGCCTGCGGGCGGCGTTTTCGGAAGAGCAGCTGTGCGTCATTTCGCAAGACGACTATTACTTGCCCAACGACCAGCAGCAACGAGACCAAAACGACGAAATCAATTTCGATTTGCCCAAGTCGTTCGACAAAAAGAAACTGCGCGAAGACCTCCAACGGCTCATCATTGGCGAGGCGGTGACTATCCGAGAATATGTTTACAACGACATGAAGGTGGAGCCTAAAACCATCACCCTTCAGCCAGCGCCCATCGTGGTCATCGAGGGGTTGTTCGTTTTTCACTTCAAAAAAATCGCGGCACTGCTTGATTTGAAAGTGTTCATCAATGCCAAGGAAAACCTAAAAATCATTCGCCGCATCCTGCGCGACCAAGCAGAGCGCGGCGACGTGCTCGACGGGGTGCTGTACCGTTACCAGCATCATGTGTTGCCCGCTTACGAAAAGTACATCTTGCCCCATAAAGAGGAGGCCGATGTCGTGATAAACAACAACCAAGACTTCGAGCGCGGGCTGGAGGTGCTCATCGGCTTTTTGAAATCAAAACTGAACGACGTAGTTTTGTAG